In Nomascus leucogenys isolate Asia chromosome 11, Asia_NLE_v1, whole genome shotgun sequence, the following proteins share a genomic window:
- the AGR2 gene encoding anterior gradient protein 2 homolog — protein sequence MEKISVSAFLLLVALSYTLARDTTVKPGAKKDTKDSRPKLPQTLSRGWGDQLIWTQTYEEALYKSKTSNKPLMIIHHLDECPHSQALKKVFAENKEIQKLAEQFVLLNLVYETTDKHLSPDGQYVPRIMFVDPSLTVRADITGRYSNRLYAYEPADTALLLDNMKKALKLLKTEL from the exons ATGGAGAAAATTTCAGTGTCAGCATTCTTACTCCTTGTGGCCCTCTCCTACACTCTGGCCAGAGATACCACAGTCAAACCTGGAGCTAAAAAGGACACAAAGGACTCTCGACCCAAACTGCCCCAGACCCTCTCCAGAG GTTGGGGTGACCAACTCATCTGGACTCAGACATATGAAGAAGCTCTATATAAATCCAAGACAAG CAACAAACCCTTGATGATTATTCATCACTTGGATGAGTGCCCACACAGTCAAG cTTTAAAGAAAGTGTTtgctgaaaataaagaaatccaGAAATTGGCAGAGCAGTTTGTCCTCCTCAATCtggtt tATGAAACAACTGACAAACACCTTTCTCCTGATGGCCAGTATGTCCCCAGGATTATGTTTGTTG ACCCATCTCTGACAGTTAGAGCCGATATCACTGGAAGATATTCAAATCGTCTCTATGCTTACGAACCTGCAGATACAGCTCTGT